The following coding sequences are from one Saccharomyces cerevisiae S288C chromosome X, complete sequence window:
- the YUH1 gene encoding ubiquitin-specific protease YUH1 (Ubiquitin C-terminal hydrolase; cleaves ubiquitin-protein fusions to generate monomeric ubiquitin; hydrolyzes the peptide bond at the C-terminus of ubiquitin; also the major processing enzyme for the ubiquitin-like protein Rub1p) — protein MSGENRAVVPIESNPEVFTNFAHKLGLKNEWAYFDIYSLTEPELLAFLPRPVKAIVLLFPINEDRKSSTSQQITSSYDVIWFKQSVKNACGLYAILHSLSNNQSLLEPGSDLDNFLKSQSDTSSSKNRFDDVTTDQFVLNVIKENVQTFSTGQSEAPEATADTNLHYITYVEENGGIFELDGRNLSGPLYLGKSDPTATDLIEQELVRVRVASYMENANEEDVLNFAMLGLGPNWE, from the coding sequence ATGAGCGGAGAAAATCGTGCTGTGGTGCCGATTGAATCAAACCCTGAAGTTTTTACAAATTTTGCACATAAATTAGgtttaaaaaatgaatggGCGTATTTCGATATCTATAGCTTAACAGAGCCAGAGTTACTAGCATTCTTACCAAGGCCAGTGAAGGCCATTGTGCTGCTATTTCCGATAAACGAGGATAGAAAATCGAGTACCAGTCAACAAATTACAAGTTCTTATGATGTTATATGGTTTAAGCAATCAGTCAAAAATGCGTGCGGATTGTATGCaattcttcattctttGAGCAATAACCAGTCATTGTTGGAGCCCGGCTCCGACTTGgacaattttttaaaatctcAAAGTGATACTTCAAGCTCGAAGAATAGGTTTGATGATGTTACTACCGACCAATTCGTCTTGAATGTAATAAAAGAGAATGTACAAACATTTTCTACTGGCCAGTCAGAAGCACCAGAAGCAACTGCAGATACTAATCTACACTATATCACATATGTGGAAGAGAACGGAGGGATATTTGAACTGGATGGAAGGAATTTGAGCGGACCCCTCTATTTGGGAAAGAGTGACCCAACTGCCACCGATTTGATTGAACAGGAATTAGTTAGAGTGAGAGTCGCCTCATATATGGAAAAtgcaaatgaagaagatgtaTTAAACTTTGCTATGCTAGGATTGGGCCCTAATTGGGAATAA
- the AIM25 gene encoding Aim25p (Mitochondria hypothetical protein; interacts genetically with TOR1 to regulate chronological lifespan, and the response to both heat shock and oxidative stress; involved in maintaining the integrity of the mitochondrial network; negative regulator of mitophagy flux; non-tagged protein is detected in purified mitochondria in high-throughput studies; null mutant is viable and displays an elevated frequency of mitochondrial genome loss; similar to murine NOR1) — protein sequence MHRTAIFLTYRSCMRNFSTLSKTLTVSSGKVIRNGPFRRVIREKNQITKAPSVKAFKENSNSGIIKVHDPIATTILNEPTVIIERQIEFMNVFLGFEQANRYAIMDVNGNKIASMMERDFSITKAIMRQFYRLHRPFLVDVFDNWGNVIMTIKRPFSFINSHIKTIIPPSAYVDNGSDSTHYHDGKEGTTVGETIQNWHLWRRRYELFQKDGVEGSTFDQFGKIDAPFLSFDFPVTDADGKIMASVDRNWVGLGREMFTDTGVYVVRFDSQRCFDNIYPTEMLSSQVLTLDQRAVLLANAVSIDFDYFSRHSRQTGGFLSFGGGYDE from the coding sequence ATGCATAGAACGGCAATATTTCTAACTTACCGATCATGTATGAGAAATTTCAGTACACTGAGTAAAACATTAACGGTTTCTTCTGGTAAAGTAATCAGAAACGGTCCATTTAGGAGAGTAATTCGTGAAAAGAACCAAATAACGAAGGCGCCATCAGTAAAAgcatttaaagaaaatagcaATAGCGGGATAATAAAAGTACATGATCCTATAGCTACTACGATACTTAATGAACCGACAGTTATTATCGAAAGGCAAATAGAATTTATGAACGTTTTTCTAGGTTTCGAGCAGGCTAATAGGTATGCCATAATGGATGTGAACGGAAACAAAATAGCATCAATGATGGAAAGAGATTTTTCTATAACAAAGGCCATAATGCGGCAGTTTTATCGTCTACATCGTCCTTTTTTGGTAGATGTCTTTGATAATTGGGGAAATGTAATAATGACGATTAAAAGGCCCTTTTCGTTCATCAATTCTCATATAAAGACTATCATACCTCCTTCCGCGTATGTTGATAATGGCAGTGACTCCACTCACTATCACGACGGTAAAGAAGGAACGACAGTAGGAGAGACCATTCAGAACTGGCATCTCTGGAGGCGTCGTTACGAATTATTCCAGAAAGATGGAGTAGAAGGATCCACTTTTGACCAATTTGGTAAGATAGATGCACCTTTCTTATCATTTGATTTTCCTGTAACAGATGCTGATGGTAAGATAATGGCGAGTGTAGACAGAAATTGGGTTGGTTTAGGAAGAGAAATGTTTACCGATACTGGTGTTTATGTTGTTAGATTTGATTCGCAGAGATGCtttgataatatttatCCTACTGAGATGCTAAGTTCTCAAGTACTAACTTTGGATCAAAGGGCCGTGTTATTAGCAAACGCTGTGTCCATCGATTTCGATTATTTTTCGAGACATTCCAGACAAACTGGAggtttcctttcttttggCGGTGGCTATGATGAGTAG
- the RSM26 gene encoding mitochondrial 37S ribosomal protein mS42 RSM26 (Mitochondrial ribosomal protein of the small subunit) encodes MLVFKRGIHVVPKLPNSKALLQNGVPNILSSSGFKTVWFDYQRYLCDKLTLATAGQSLESYYPFHILLKTAGNPLQSNIFNLASSIHNNHLFVENILPSAVEHGTNSNAVVKTEPSRLFLSKIKDSFNGSDWEVVKEEMIYRAENEVLGQGWLFLVENNEKKLFILTSNNNGTPYYFPRNQSFDLNSAISIDEFATLKQMKELIGKSTKLNGKVQDWTMPIICVNLWDHAYLHDYGVGNRSKYVKNVLDNLNWSVVNNRIFSGISK; translated from the coding sequence ATGcttgttttcaaaagggGTATTCACGTAGTACCTAAACTACCAAATTCTAAGGCCCTACTGCAAAATGGAGTGCCTAATATACTCAGTTCTTCGGGATTCAAGACGGTGTGGTTCGACTACCAGCGATATCTATGTGATAAGCTAACGCTGGCGACAGCGGGACAGTCTTTGGAATCATATTATCCATTTCACATATTGCTGAAAACTGCAGGAAATCCATTACAGTCAAACATCTTCAATTTGGCGTCCTCTATCCATAATAACCATTTATTCGTGGAGAACATTCTACCTTCTGCTGTTGAACATGGCACTAACTCGAACGCCGTTGTGAAGACAGAGCCTTCTAGGCTTTTTTTAtccaaaatcaaagattCATTCAACGGCAGCGATTGGGAAGTAGTGAAGGAGGAAATGATTTACCGTGCTGAGAATGAAGTCTTGGGACAAGGCTGGTTATTTCTAGTTGAAAACAATGAGAAAAAACTCTTCATATTAACGagcaataataatggtACGCCGTATTATTTTCCCAGGAACCAGTCATTTGATTTAAACAGTGCGATATCCATCGATGAATTTGCTACCTTGAAACAAATGAAAGAACTGATAGGAAAGTCTACTAAGTTGAATGGTAAGGTTCAAGACTGGACCATGCCTATAATCTGTGTCAATCTGTGGGATCATGCTTATTTACATGATTATGGCGTTGGTAACCGGTCCAAATACGTGAAGAATGTTCTAGATAACTTGAATTGGTCAGTGGTAAATAATAGGATATTCTCTGGTATATCGaagtaa
- the VPS25 gene encoding ESCRT-II subunit protein VPS25 (Component of the ESCRT-II complex; ESCRT-II is involved in ubiquitin-dependent sorting of proteins into the endosome) — protein MSALPPVYSFPPLYTRQPNSLTRRQQISTWIDIISQYCKTKKIWYMSVDGTVINDNELDSGSTDNDDSKKISKNLFNNEDIQRSVSQVFIDEIWSQMTKEGKCLPIDQSGRRSSNTTTTRYFILWKSLDSWASLILQWFEDSGKLNQVITLYELSEGDETVNWEFHRMPESLLYYCLKPLCDRNRATMLKDENDKVIAIKVV, from the coding sequence ATGTCTGCATTACCTCCAGTATACTCATTCCCTCCACTATATACCCGTCAACCCAATTCTTTAACAAGGAGACAACAGATAAGTACGTGGATAGACATCATATCACAATATTGCAAgaccaagaaaatttggtaCATGTCTGTTGACGGGACTGTAATCAATGACAACGAACTAGATAGTGGAAGTACAGATAATGAcgattcaaaaaaaatctcgAAAAATCTTTTTAATAATGAGGACATCCAAAGATCTGTATCACAGGTatttattgatgaaatttgGTCGCAAATGACCAAAGAAGGCAAATGCTTACCGATTGACCAAAGTGGTAGGAGAAGCAGCAATACCACCACTACGAgatattttatattatgGAAGAGCTTAGACAGTTGGGCTTCTTTGATACTACAGTGGTTCGAAGACTCTGGAAAACTGAATCAAGTCATTACGTTATACGAATTGAGTGAAGGTGATGAAACAGTCAATTGGGAGTTCCATAGAATGCCCGAAAGCTTGCTCTATTATTGTTTGAAGCCCCTATGCGATAGAAATAGGGCCACAATGCtgaaagatgaaaatgataaagtAATTGCCATTAAGGTTGTTTAA